The proteins below come from a single Candidatus Chlamydia sanziniae genomic window:
- a CDS encoding bifunctional nuclease family protein: MSLEKELLEQTPLVLLNFYKLVNFCHYAGMILGTEEKKFAIYGHVAMGQAFQGVDASGHPSIRPLTHDVLSFVFSGFDIRVLRVVINDYKDNVFYTRLLLEQKNGQLVYCVDVDARPSDSIPLALIHKVPILCVKAVFDAVIPYEE; this comes from the coding sequence ATGAGCTTAGAAAAAGAACTCCTGGAACAGACTCCTTTGGTGCTGCTTAACTTTTATAAATTGGTAAATTTTTGTCATTATGCAGGCATGATCTTGGGTACTGAAGAGAAGAAATTTGCTATTTATGGCCATGTTGCTATGGGGCAGGCATTTCAAGGTGTAGATGCCTCAGGTCATCCTTCAATAAGACCTTTGACTCATGATGTATTAAGTTTTGTCTTTTCAGGATTTGATATTCGTGTTTTACGTGTGGTGATTAATGATTATAAAGATAATGTTTTCTATACACGATTATTGTTAGAGCAAAAGAATGGGCAGCTCGTCTATTGTGTTGATGTGGATGCCCGTCCTAGCGATAGCATTCCTCTTGCTTTAATTCATAAAGTGCCTATTTTATGTGTTAAAGCCGTGTTTGACGCTGTTATTCCTTATGAAGAATAG
- a CDS encoding co-chaperone GroES, with translation MSDQTTTLRIKPLGDRILIKREEEDATARGGIILPDTAKKKQDRAQVIVLGTGKRNDDGKVLPFEVEVGDIILMDKYAGQEVTIDDEEYVIIQSNEIMAVLK, from the coding sequence ATGTCTGATCAAACAACGACTCTCCGCATTAAACCTTTGGGTGATAGAATTTTAATCAAAAGAGAAGAAGAAGACGCCACAGCTCGTGGAGGTATTATTCTACCTGATACTGCAAAGAAAAAACAAGATCGTGCACAAGTTATTGTTTTGGGTACGGGAAAACGCAACGATGACGGTAAGGTGCTGCCTTTTGAAGTTGAAGTTGGCGATATTATTTTAATGGATAAATATGCAGGTCAAGAAGTTACTATCGATGATGAGGAATATGTCATTATACAATCGAATGAGATCATGGCCGTCCTCAAATAA
- a CDS encoding BPL-N domain-containing protein, which produces MERTQILVYRGEGVSTHYLRHTLRFLRQYMGENELKIQRVDGEFLLYDPLWEDYTRLLVFPGGVDRPYHNKLHGLGTARIAEYVREGGRFLGICAGAYFGAKMVYFDEPDGPPLREARDLGFFPGLAIGPAYGKGFSYTSPSGVQVTPQMFTGFGQGWALFNGGCVFEGAEDYPEVYVEARYVDLPRQPASIISRYIGKGMVVLSGPHIEYLPDHCQLTQDNVKKVREFLREQSETLHCYCSNLLIRLLQPTL; this is translated from the coding sequence ATGGAGAGGACACAAATTTTAGTTTATCGTGGTGAGGGAGTCTCCACCCATTATTTACGCCATACACTACGCTTTTTGCGACAGTATATGGGAGAAAACGAGCTGAAGATTCAAAGAGTCGATGGGGAGTTTCTTCTTTATGATCCCTTGTGGGAAGATTACACACGTCTTTTAGTCTTTCCTGGAGGAGTAGATCGTCCGTATCATAATAAACTCCATGGCTTGGGTACTGCGCGTATTGCGGAATATGTTCGTGAAGGTGGGCGATTTTTGGGTATTTGTGCCGGAGCTTATTTTGGAGCTAAGATGGTATATTTTGATGAACCTGATGGCCCTCCCCTTCGAGAAGCGCGTGATTTAGGTTTTTTCCCAGGACTTGCAATAGGCCCTGCTTATGGTAAAGGTTTCTCTTATACAAGTCCTAGTGGAGTACAGGTAACTCCCCAAATGTTTACAGGGTTTGGACAAGGCTGGGCTTTATTTAATGGGGGTTGTGTTTTCGAAGGTGCTGAAGATTATCCCGAAGTCTACGTTGAAGCGCGTTACGTAGACCTCCCCCGACAACCTGCGAGTATTATTTCTCGGTATATTGGCAAGGGTATGGTTGTACTTTCCGGCCCCCATATAGAGTATCTTCCAGACCATTGTCAGTTAACTCAGGATAATGTCAAGAAAGTCCGAGAGTTTTTGCGGGAACAATCTGAAACTCTACATTGCTATTGCTCAAATCTGCTTATACGTCTTTTACAGCCTACGTTATAA
- the groL gene encoding chaperonin GroEL (60 kDa chaperone family; promotes refolding of misfolded polypeptides especially under stressful conditions; forms two stacked rings of heptamers to form a barrel-shaped 14mer; ends can be capped by GroES; misfolded proteins enter the barrel where they are refolded when GroES binds), translated as MAAKNIKYNEEARKKIYKGVKTLAEAVKVTLGPKGRHVVIDKSFGSPQVTKDGVTVAKEIELEDKHENMGAQMVKEVASKTADKAGDGTTTATVLAEAIYSEGLRNVTAGANPMDLKRGIDKAVKVVVDELKKISKPVQNHKEIAQVATISANNDAEIGNLIAEAMEKVGKNGSITVEEAKGFETVLDVVEGMNFNRGYLSSYFSTNPETQECVLEDALILIYDKKISGIKDFLPVLQQVAESGRPLLIIAEDLEGEALATLVVNRLRAGFRVCAVKAPGFGDRRKAMLEDIAILTGGQLISEELGMKLENTTISMLGKAKKVIVTKEDTTIVEGIGNKTDIEARCENIKKQIEDSSSDYDKEKLQERLAKLSGGVAVIRVGAATEVEMKEKKDRVDDAQHATIAAVEEGILPGGGTALVRCIPTLEAFLPMLSNEDEVIGARIILKALTSPLKQIAINAGKEGAIICQQVLARTANEGYDALRDVYTDMIVTGILDPTKVTRSALESAASIAGLLLTTEALIADIPEEKTSSSAPAMPGAGMDY; from the coding sequence ATGGCAGCAAAAAATATTAAATACAATGAAGAAGCCAGAAAAAAAATCTATAAAGGGGTAAAAACCCTTGCAGAGGCTGTAAAAGTTACCTTAGGCCCTAAAGGAAGACATGTAGTTATAGATAAAAGCTTCGGGTCTCCTCAAGTTACTAAAGATGGTGTTACAGTCGCTAAAGAAATTGAGCTCGAAGATAAGCATGAGAATATGGGAGCTCAAATGGTAAAAGAAGTCGCTAGTAAAACTGCTGATAAAGCTGGCGATGGCACTACCACAGCAACTGTTCTTGCCGAAGCTATATATAGCGAAGGATTGAGAAATGTTACCGCTGGTGCGAATCCTATGGACCTCAAAAGGGGTATTGATAAGGCTGTAAAAGTTGTTGTCGATGAACTCAAAAAAATCAGTAAACCTGTTCAAAACCATAAGGAAATCGCACAAGTAGCGACAATTTCTGCTAATAATGATGCGGAAATTGGTAATCTCATTGCTGAAGCTATGGAAAAAGTTGGAAAAAATGGCTCAATCACTGTGGAAGAAGCTAAGGGTTTTGAAACAGTTCTCGATGTTGTTGAAGGAATGAACTTCAATCGGGGTTACCTTTCCAGCTACTTCTCTACAAACCCAGAAACACAAGAATGTGTGTTGGAAGATGCTCTCATTCTTATTTATGATAAGAAAATCTCCGGAATTAAAGATTTTCTTCCAGTTTTACAGCAAGTCGCAGAATCTGGTCGTCCCCTACTAATCATTGCTGAAGACCTAGAGGGTGAGGCTCTAGCTACATTAGTAGTCAATAGACTCCGTGCTGGTTTTAGAGTCTGCGCAGTAAAAGCTCCTGGATTCGGAGATAGAAGAAAAGCTATGTTAGAAGACATTGCTATTCTTACTGGTGGTCAACTTATCAGTGAAGAACTCGGCATGAAGCTTGAAAACACAACAATTTCCATGTTAGGAAAAGCTAAAAAAGTTATTGTCACTAAAGAAGATACCACAATAGTTGAAGGTATAGGTAATAAAACTGACATCGAAGCTCGTTGTGAGAACATCAAAAAGCAAATCGAAGATAGCTCTTCAGATTACGATAAAGAAAAACTTCAAGAACGTTTAGCAAAACTCTCTGGAGGCGTTGCTGTAATCCGTGTAGGTGCAGCTACAGAAGTAGAAATGAAAGAGAAAAAAGATAGAGTTGATGATGCACAACATGCAACAATCGCTGCTGTTGAAGAAGGAATTCTTCCTGGTGGTGGTACAGCCCTTGTTCGTTGTATTCCTACATTAGAAGCGTTTCTCCCTATGTTATCTAACGAAGATGAAGTTATCGGTGCTCGTATTATTTTGAAAGCATTGACATCTCCATTAAAGCAAATTGCAATAAACGCTGGTAAAGAAGGCGCTATCATTTGTCAACAAGTATTAGCAAGAACAGCAAATGAAGGCTATGATGCTTTGCGTGATGTTTATACAGATATGATTGTCACAGGAATTTTGGATCCAACTAAAGTTACGCGTTCAGCTTTAGAAAGCGCAGCTTCTATAGCTGGGTTACTGCTTACAACAGAAGCTTTAATTGCAGACATTCCTGAAGAGAAAACATCTTCATCAGCTCCTGCTATGCCAGGTGCTGGAATGGATTACTAA
- a CDS encoding Nif3-like dinuclear metal center hexameric protein: protein MNIADLLIYLDALFSPEIFSDCAPNGLQVGNTSVSVQKIAVAVTADLATLKQAAQLQTNVLIVHHGLFWKGMAYPLTGMIYNRIQYLIKYNIQLIAYHFPLDAHPTLGNNWKVAHDLNWDHLQPFGSSSPYLGVQGCFAPMSIETFIELLTNYYQATLQGKALGGPKTVSSAAIISGGAYRELTHAAARKIDCFISGNFDEPAWSMALENQINFLAFGHTATEKIGPKTLAEYLKINLGIPTVFIDTINPF, encoded by the coding sequence ATGAATATCGCCGATCTTTTAATTTATCTTGATGCCCTTTTCTCTCCGGAGATATTCTCTGATTGCGCTCCCAATGGCCTACAAGTAGGGAACACTTCGGTTTCTGTACAAAAAATTGCTGTTGCCGTTACAGCAGACCTCGCTACCTTAAAACAAGCAGCTCAACTACAAACTAACGTCCTTATTGTACATCATGGGCTCTTCTGGAAAGGGATGGCTTACCCACTTACTGGTATGATCTACAATCGAATCCAGTATCTCATAAAATATAATATCCAACTCATTGCTTATCACTTTCCCCTAGATGCTCATCCAACTTTAGGGAATAATTGGAAAGTTGCCCATGACCTCAATTGGGACCATCTCCAACCTTTTGGATCCTCATCTCCATATCTAGGAGTACAAGGTTGTTTTGCCCCAATGAGCATAGAAACATTTATAGAACTACTAACAAACTACTATCAAGCAACCCTTCAAGGAAAGGCCTTAGGAGGCCCTAAAACAGTTTCATCAGCAGCGATCATCTCTGGAGGAGCGTATCGGGAGCTAACTCATGCTGCAGCCCGTAAGATAGATTGCTTCATTTCAGGAAATTTTGATGAACCCGCCTGGTCTATGGCTCTGGAAAATCAGATAAATTTTCTTGCATTTGGTCACACAGCAACAGAAAAAATTGGTCCTAAAACTCTTGCCGAGTATTTAAAAATAAACCTAGGTATCCCTACGGTATTTATTGATACAATCAATCCCTTCTGA
- a CDS encoding DMT family transporter, with translation MFPNTSQKPKARSLLTGIFYSLIACFYWAIVFVIPNLLKSFKELDIVLVRYTIFGLFSLICCIGKMPSLLKKTPLYIWKKSILWTLLVNPIYYFGITLGIRYIGAAMTVMIAGLSPVAILYYSNIKQKELSYSILFAISCIIIAGVVLTHISTFHLSMTTSLWQYILGIGAVTLSTILWVAYVICNQALLEKHPSLAPDAWCYLLGISALIICLPLIILFDILGLTHITQNLISHNPISERFLFISLCAIMGVFSSAKAITAWNKASLYLSSALLGTMLIFEPLFGLVFSYLYAQNLPSIQESLGIFLMLGGSLLSLVLFGRKASSTSPEEVS, from the coding sequence ATGTTTCCTAATACAAGCCAAAAACCTAAGGCCCGTAGTTTACTGACTGGGATCTTCTATAGTTTAATTGCTTGTTTCTACTGGGCAATCGTATTCGTCATTCCTAACCTACTTAAGTCTTTCAAAGAACTTGATATTGTTCTTGTCCGCTACACAATTTTTGGACTATTTTCCCTTATTTGTTGCATAGGAAAGATGCCCAGTCTTTTAAAAAAAACACCTCTATATATTTGGAAAAAAAGCATTCTTTGGACTCTTCTCGTTAATCCTATCTATTATTTCGGAATTACCCTAGGTATCCGTTATATAGGAGCTGCAATGACAGTCATGATCGCAGGGCTTTCCCCTGTTGCCATCTTATACTACTCCAATATTAAACAGAAGGAACTCTCCTATAGCATATTATTTGCCATCAGCTGCATTATCATTGCAGGCGTTGTCCTGACTCATATTTCTACCTTTCACCTCTCAATGACAACCTCCCTTTGGCAATATATCTTGGGTATTGGTGCTGTAACTCTATCCACAATTCTATGGGTAGCTTATGTGATCTGTAATCAAGCGCTTTTGGAGAAACACCCCTCCCTAGCTCCTGATGCTTGGTGCTATCTCTTGGGCATCAGTGCCTTGATTATCTGTCTCCCACTCATTATACTCTTTGATATTCTTGGTTTGACTCACATCACTCAAAACTTAATATCCCATAATCCGATTTCTGAGCGCTTCCTCTTTATTTCTCTGTGTGCAATTATGGGAGTATTCTCTTCAGCAAAAGCAATCACAGCCTGGAATAAAGCTAGCCTATACTTATCATCTGCCTTACTTGGCACCATGTTGATCTTTGAACCACTGTTTGGTTTGGTGTTTTCTTATCTCTATGCCCAAAATTTGCCTTCCATCCAAGAAAGTCTAGGAATATTTTTAATGCTAGGAGGAAGTCTATTAAGTTTGGTACTCTTTGGAAGAAAAGCGAGTAGTACCTCCCCAGAAGAGGTTTCTTAA
- a CDS encoding ATP-dependent RecD-like DNA helicase: MEKICGHLEQILFENKDSGEITAYIKVPYKALILIQGQLPASLIQLGTQLHLYGEWCYTRQNEKYFRIQNYDSSLPYEHRGVFNYLTSKLVKGIGPKIAERIIEKFQDTTPAILDTTPERLSEVSGISQIRCESLCKQIREQKNLRTTLLFLQKYNIAIHYGVRIYKKYQEKSIEKICEDPFLLAREMEGIGFKTADFIASRLGVPPNSPNRLCAGIQHCLEELQEEGHTCCPLSMLTETVFKLLNQDIAEQTITVEEIFSQIYSMQSRKLLHIQKIDEILHVWTRYLYLAEQTVIADLKRILFSSRKIRSINSSKAITWIEDNLNIKLAEKQKEAIEACLAEKLLIITGGPGTGKSTLTQAILKIFEQITYKIILAAPTGKAAKRMTEITGKHSVTIHTLLQYDFKTKSFRKNHDNPIDCDLIIVDESGMMDTCLLHHFLKALPDFAILILIGDIYQLPSVGPGNILKDLITSNKITVIKLNKIFRQVHDSGIIINAHRVNEGAFPMLHSESGRKDFLFFQKEDPQQALNHIIYLTTEFVPKKYHIYPQDIQILAPMKKGILGIHSLNKAVKTALNPKKANLHGRFYSYAVGDKVMQIRNNYNKEVFNGDIGYVSAINFGDKRVIVQIEGKHVSYSFTELDDLVLAYATSVHKYQGSESPCIILTIHTSHFMMLYRNLLYTAITRGKKLVILVGTKKAIAIATRNDKVQHRCTGLGDMLKSLG; this comes from the coding sequence ATGGAGAAAATCTGCGGTCATCTAGAGCAAATCCTTTTTGAAAACAAAGATTCAGGGGAAATTACAGCCTACATCAAAGTCCCGTATAAAGCTCTTATCTTGATCCAAGGACAATTGCCGGCTTCCCTCATTCAACTAGGCACACAACTCCATCTCTATGGTGAATGGTGTTATACACGACAAAATGAAAAGTATTTTCGCATTCAAAATTATGACTCTTCCTTACCATATGAACACCGCGGAGTATTCAATTATCTTACCTCTAAACTTGTGAAAGGAATAGGTCCTAAAATTGCAGAAAGGATTATTGAAAAATTCCAAGACACGACTCCTGCTATTTTAGATACGACACCAGAACGCCTTAGTGAGGTGTCGGGAATCAGCCAAATACGTTGTGAAAGCCTCTGTAAGCAAATTCGAGAACAAAAAAACCTACGGACAACTCTACTTTTCCTTCAGAAATATAATATTGCCATTCACTACGGCGTTAGGATTTATAAAAAATATCAGGAAAAATCGATAGAAAAAATCTGTGAGGATCCCTTTTTACTCGCACGAGAAATGGAGGGTATTGGATTTAAAACTGCGGATTTCATTGCTTCACGACTTGGGGTACCCCCCAATTCTCCAAACCGCCTATGCGCAGGAATACAACATTGTCTTGAAGAACTTCAAGAGGAAGGTCACACCTGCTGTCCTCTTTCTATGCTCACAGAAACAGTCTTTAAACTCCTAAATCAAGATATTGCGGAGCAAACGATCACTGTTGAGGAAATCTTCTCACAAATCTATAGTATGCAAAGCCGTAAGCTCCTTCATATTCAAAAAATCGATGAGATTCTTCATGTTTGGACGCGCTACCTCTATCTTGCCGAGCAAACTGTAATCGCTGATTTAAAAAGAATTCTATTTTCTTCTAGAAAAATTCGTTCTATTAACAGTAGCAAGGCAATAACTTGGATAGAAGACAACCTCAATATTAAACTTGCAGAAAAACAAAAAGAAGCCATAGAAGCTTGTTTAGCAGAAAAACTTCTGATCATTACAGGAGGTCCGGGAACAGGGAAAAGTACTCTTACTCAAGCCATATTGAAAATCTTTGAGCAGATTACTTATAAAATTATCCTTGCTGCTCCAACAGGAAAAGCTGCAAAACGGATGACGGAAATTACTGGCAAGCATTCCGTAACTATCCATACCCTCTTACAGTATGACTTTAAAACAAAGTCTTTTCGGAAAAACCATGACAATCCCATAGATTGTGATTTGATCATCGTCGACGAGTCAGGAATGATGGATACTTGCTTGCTTCATCATTTTCTTAAAGCCCTTCCAGATTTCGCTATCCTTATCCTTATTGGAGATATCTATCAGCTACCCAGTGTAGGTCCAGGAAATATCTTAAAGGATCTGATTACCTCAAACAAAATTACTGTCATCAAGCTAAATAAAATTTTCCGTCAAGTTCATGACTCTGGAATTATCATCAATGCCCATAGAGTAAATGAAGGAGCGTTTCCTATGCTCCACTCTGAATCTGGTCGTAAAGATTTTCTATTTTTTCAAAAAGAAGATCCACAACAAGCTCTCAACCATATCATTTATCTCACTACAGAATTCGTTCCAAAAAAATACCATATTTATCCCCAAGACATTCAAATTCTAGCGCCAATGAAAAAAGGTATTTTGGGGATTCACAGCTTAAACAAGGCGGTAAAAACAGCTTTAAACCCTAAAAAAGCCAATCTGCACGGCAGGTTCTATTCGTACGCTGTCGGGGATAAAGTCATGCAAATCCGAAATAACTATAATAAAGAGGTCTTCAACGGAGATATCGGCTACGTATCAGCAATCAATTTTGGAGATAAAAGAGTGATCGTTCAAATAGAGGGAAAGCATGTAAGTTATTCCTTTACAGAACTCGATGATTTAGTTTTAGCTTATGCAACTTCAGTGCACAAATATCAGGGCAGTGAAAGCCCATGCATTATCTTGACAATCCATACTTCGCACTTCATGATGCTTTATAGAAACTTACTTTATACCGCAATCACAAGAGGTAAGAAGCTTGTGATCCTCGTGGGTACGAAAAAAGCCATTGCCATTGCCACAAGAAATGATAAAGTGCAGCATCGCTGCACAGGACTTGGAGATATGCTTAAGAGTCTCGGTTAA
- a CDS encoding YqgE/AlgH family protein has product MTKIPYSLLEKGSLLVASPDMDQGVFVRSVILLCEHSLNGSFGLILNKTLGFEISEDIFAFDKVSNHNIRFCMGGPLQANQMMLLHSCSEIPEQTLEICPSVYLGGDLTFLQEVASSESGPEINLCFGYSGWQAGQLEKEFLEGEWFLAPGDKDYVFFSEPEHLWSSILKNLGGKYASLSTVPENLLLN; this is encoded by the coding sequence ATGACGAAAATTCCTTACTCTCTTTTAGAAAAAGGATCTTTATTAGTGGCTTCCCCTGATATGGATCAGGGAGTTTTTGTTCGCAGTGTGATTTTGCTTTGTGAGCATAGTTTAAATGGTTCTTTTGGTTTAATTTTAAACAAAACATTGGGGTTTGAAATTTCTGAAGATATTTTTGCTTTTGACAAAGTTTCTAACCATAATATTCGTTTTTGCATGGGGGGACCATTACAAGCAAATCAAATGATGTTGCTGCATTCCTGTTCCGAAATTCCTGAGCAAACTTTAGAAATTTGTCCTTCTGTATATTTAGGAGGAGATCTTACTTTTCTTCAAGAAGTTGCCAGTAGTGAATCTGGACCTGAAATTAATTTATGTTTTGGCTATAGCGGGTGGCAAGCAGGTCAGTTGGAAAAAGAGTTTTTAGAGGGCGAGTGGTTTCTGGCTCCAGGAGATAAAGATTATGTCTTTTTTTCGGAACCTGAGCATTTATGGTCTTCAATTCTTAAAAATTTGG
- the rpiA gene encoding ribose 5-phosphate isomerase A — protein MEKNPYLHVKRCLAREVISQIVPGMILGLGSGSTAREFILALADKIHKEGIEIQAIASSCASHTLANSLRIPLLNSESFSSIDLAVDGADEIDLQLRMIKGGGGALFREKILLQAAKRKIILADESKKVAVLGKFGLPVEISRFGSCAIAKELIRQGYCGSWRFQSNGELFLTDSGNYIYDIRVPELYPQPEKDLLRLLQIHGVIEVGFVIENVEVWFINNQGQISKEYSVAI, from the coding sequence GTGGAAAAAAATCCCTATCTTCATGTGAAACGGTGTCTTGCTCGTGAGGTTATATCTCAAATAGTTCCAGGCATGATTTTGGGCTTGGGAAGTGGATCTACAGCTAGAGAGTTCATTTTAGCTCTTGCGGATAAGATTCATAAAGAAGGAATAGAAATTCAGGCGATTGCTTCTTCTTGCGCATCCCATACTCTTGCAAATAGCCTGCGTATTCCTCTTTTAAATTCTGAAAGTTTCTCTTCTATAGATCTTGCTGTGGATGGTGCTGATGAAATTGATTTGCAATTACGAATGATTAAAGGAGGGGGAGGAGCTTTATTTAGGGAGAAAATTCTTTTACAAGCTGCCAAAAGGAAAATTATTCTTGCGGATGAAAGTAAGAAGGTTGCTGTGCTTGGAAAGTTCGGACTCCCTGTGGAGATCAGCCGTTTTGGAAGTTGTGCAATAGCTAAAGAATTGATTCGCCAAGGCTATTGTGGCTCATGGCGTTTTCAATCTAATGGGGAACTATTTCTCACGGATAGTGGGAATTATATCTACGATATTCGTGTTCCAGAGCTTTATCCTCAGCCTGAGAAAGATTTGCTTAGACTATTACAAATTCATGGCGTTATTGAAGTCGGGTTTGTTATAGAAAATGTTGAGGTATGGTTTATCAATAACCAAGGCCAAATTAGTAAAGAATATTCAGTCGCTATATGA
- the pepF gene encoding oligoendopeptidase F has product MTANETFPLRRQVAEENCWDTTPLYSNREAWTKDFQLVYAKKDYPFWPELSLTHYTLENPESLHTLLTKTFAIERQLDKLYTYAHLIHDQDITHPEAIADYQSITHLYTLFKEETAWIQPSLIALSLDKTEELLCHPFLSPYKFYLEKIFRLSLHTGTPNEEKILASSFTALNVSNKVFSSLSDSEIPFGEAQDSKKQKHPLSHALTSFYMQSTDRELRRTAYLAQCERYYNYRHTFANLLDGKIQAHLFAARARNYSSCLDAALFQNNIPTSVYFTLIEEIKKHTFLINRYFTLKKKVLQLKDFHFYDIYAPISSVEQKHYSYEEGVHLISESLQPLGSEYIHLLRKGLLSDRWVDRYENKNKRSGAYSSGCYDSPPYILLNYTNTLYDVSIIAHEVGHSMHSYFSRKYQPYHDAQYPIFLAEIASTLNEMLLMHGLAEVSESKEEKITIITRTLDTIFATLFRQTLFATFEYEIHSAAEQGVPLTEEFLSSMYRNLQEEFYGTVITFDPFSSLEWARIPHFYYNFYVYQYAIGIIASLSFVEKILNKEPKAVDLYLSFLKSGGSDFPLHILQKSGLDLQTTSPLEKAFTFITKQMDSLSSLISIN; this is encoded by the coding sequence ATGACTGCAAACGAAACCTTTCCCTTAAGAAGGCAAGTAGCAGAAGAAAATTGTTGGGATACTACTCCTTTGTACTCAAATAGAGAAGCCTGGACAAAAGATTTCCAGCTTGTATACGCAAAAAAAGACTACCCTTTCTGGCCTGAGCTCTCTTTAACACATTATACCCTAGAGAACCCGGAATCTCTACATACCCTGTTAACAAAAACATTTGCTATAGAACGACAACTAGATAAACTCTATACCTATGCACACCTTATTCATGATCAAGATATTACACATCCAGAGGCAATTGCAGACTACCAATCCATTACACACCTCTATACTCTCTTTAAAGAAGAAACTGCCTGGATTCAGCCTAGCCTTATTGCACTCTCTTTAGACAAAACCGAAGAACTACTTTGCCACCCCTTTTTGTCCCCTTATAAATTTTATTTAGAAAAAATCTTTCGACTTTCTCTCCATACAGGAACTCCAAATGAAGAAAAAATTTTAGCTTCATCCTTCACAGCACTGAATGTTTCTAACAAAGTCTTCTCTTCACTAAGTGACTCAGAAATTCCCTTTGGAGAAGCTCAGGATTCAAAAAAACAAAAGCATCCTCTTTCCCATGCTTTAACCTCCTTCTACATGCAGTCCACGGATCGCGAGTTACGCCGTACAGCTTACCTAGCTCAATGCGAACGGTACTACAACTACCGGCATACTTTTGCCAATTTGCTCGATGGAAAAATTCAAGCCCATCTTTTTGCTGCAAGAGCAAGAAATTACTCTTCTTGCTTAGATGCTGCTTTATTTCAAAATAATATTCCTACAAGTGTCTACTTTACACTTATAGAAGAAATAAAAAAACATACCTTTTTAATTAATCGGTACTTTACTCTTAAGAAGAAAGTACTACAACTAAAAGACTTTCATTTTTACGATATCTATGCACCTATAAGTTCTGTGGAGCAGAAACACTATAGCTATGAAGAAGGCGTGCATCTTATTAGTGAAAGTTTGCAACCTTTGGGCTCAGAATATATCCACCTTTTAAGAAAAGGTCTTCTTTCAGATCGTTGGGTAGACAGATATGAAAATAAAAATAAACGCTCTGGAGCCTATTCTTCGGGCTGCTATGATAGCCCCCCCTATATCCTTCTCAATTACACAAACACTCTTTATGATGTATCTATAATTGCTCACGAAGTAGGGCATAGCATGCATTCTTATTTTAGTCGAAAATATCAGCCCTACCACGATGCGCAGTATCCTATTTTCTTGGCAGAGATCGCTTCGACCCTCAATGAAATGCTCTTAATGCATGGTCTAGCGGAAGTTAGTGAGTCTAAAGAGGAGAAAATCACTATAATCACACGCACTTTAGATACGATATTTGCTACTTTATTTCGCCAAACTTTATTTGCCACATTTGAATATGAAATCCACTCTGCAGCAGAGCAAGGTGTTCCTCTAACTGAAGAGTTCCTTTCATCAATGTACCGCAATCTGCAAGAAGAATTTTATGGTACAGTTATTACCTTCGATCCTTTTTCCTCATTAGAATGGGCAAGAATCCCGCATTTTTACTACAATTTTTATGTATATCAATACGCAATAGGGATTATTGCGTCCTTGTCCTTTGTGGAAAAAATTCTTAATAAAGAACCTAAAGCTGTCGATCTTTATCTGTCATTCCTAAAAAGTGGGGGATCAGATTTTCCACTACATATCTTGCAAAAGTCCGGGTTAGATCTACAAACAACCTCTCCTTTAGAAAAAGCTTTTACTTTTATTACCAAACAAATGGATTCTTTATCTTCCCTGATTTCAATCAATTAG